The following proteins come from a genomic window of Pseudomonadota bacterium:
- a CDS encoding alpha/beta fold hydrolase, producing MNRVFLAVVLQVLVMLVPATVRGEVLVLVHGYLSGANYWDESGVTTILQQHGWQRAGVYSVGPGGAGFVPAPGLKAGNKFYTVDLPSEAPVLVQVYQLQGILDAIARRHGAEPEVLVGHSAGGVVARTALVRGKYPAVKALVTIATPHLGTVRAEQALDATDIPFPFSLLTDFFGGDLYDTAMRSRGLYVDLVRPQPGSLLFWLNGQPHPDIKYVSIVRADTPAGWGDYVVPAYSQDMNNVPALRGRARLVTIPAEHGLGPQDGSVLVRVLADLK from the coding sequence ATGAACAGAGTCTTCCTGGCAGTCGTCCTTCAGGTCCTGGTGATGCTGGTACCGGCCACGGTCCGTGGCGAGGTCCTGGTGCTGGTACACGGTTACCTGAGCGGTGCCAATTACTGGGACGAGAGCGGGGTGACCACGATACTCCAGCAGCATGGCTGGCAGCGTGCCGGTGTCTACAGCGTCGGACCGGGTGGCGCCGGCTTCGTCCCCGCGCCGGGTCTCAAGGCCGGCAACAAGTTCTATACCGTGGACCTGCCGTCGGAAGCGCCGGTCCTGGTCCAGGTCTACCAGTTGCAGGGGATCCTCGACGCCATCGCCAGGCGGCACGGCGCGGAACCCGAGGTGCTGGTCGGGCACTCGGCCGGCGGCGTCGTGGCCCGGACCGCCCTGGTCCGCGGCAAATATCCGGCGGTCAAGGCGCTGGTCACGATCGCCACTCCGCATCTGGGCACCGTACGTGCCGAACAGGCGCTGGATGCGACCGATATTCCCTTCCCGTTCTCGCTGCTGACCGACTTCTTCGGGGGCGATCTCTACGATACCGCCATGCGCTCACGCGGTCTGTATGTTGACTTGGTGCGTCCGCAACCCGGGAGCTTGCTGTTCTGGCTGAACGGCCAGCCGCATCCCGACATCAAATATGTCTCCATCGTGCGGGCCGATACCCCGGCCGGCTGGGGCGATTACGTCGTGCCGGCGTACAGCCAGGACATGAACAATGTGCCCGCCCTGCGCGGCCGCGCCCGCCTGGTCACGATCCCGGCCGAGCACGGCCTCGGACCGCAGGACGGCAGCGTCCTGGTCAGGGTTCTCGCCGACCTGAAGTAG
- a CDS encoding CDP-archaeol synthase has protein sequence MNERIGMDIRLASELLLLLLIANGTPVLAGLLLRRRWAYPLDGGRVCRDGRRLFGASKTVRGLLAALLATALLAAALGLPWWYGALFAGLAMSGDTGSSYLKRRLGYPSSCASPGLDQLPESLLPLLLLQRVTATGPAELAAVTVAFAAIDLLLSRLLNPAQPRCR, from the coding sequence GTGAACGAACGAATCGGTATGGACATCCGGCTTGCCAGTGAACTCCTGCTCCTGCTGCTGATCGCGAACGGCACCCCCGTGCTCGCCGGCCTGCTGTTGCGCAGGCGCTGGGCGTACCCACTCGACGGCGGCCGGGTCTGCCGCGACGGCCGCCGCCTGTTCGGCGCCTCCAAGACCGTGCGCGGCCTGCTGGCCGCGCTGCTGGCGACCGCGCTGCTCGCGGCGGCGCTCGGTCTGCCCTGGTGGTACGGTGCGCTGTTCGCCGGCCTGGCCATGAGCGGCGATACCGGCTCGAGCTACCTCAAGCGCCGGCTGGGATACCCATCCAGCTGCGCCAGTCCCGGACTCGACCAGTTGCCCGAGTCGCTGCTGCCCCTGTTGCTGCTCCAGCGCGTGACGGCGACCGGCCCGGCGGAGCTGGCCGCCGTGACAGTCGCCTTCGCAGCGATCGACCTGTTGCTGTCCCGGCTGCTGAATCCCGCTCAGCCACGCTGCAGGTGA
- a CDS encoding metallophosphoesterase family protein codes for MMNAEIEEQTLRLLQTRVGKTHLRQRLGLETAHHQQVFGQGRTFFHIENLIILRAIIRNALRATLLLGRGRRNARRIALRHNTIAIPGLPAAFEGFTILQLSDLHLDIAPDMPHVLGEAVREVEYDLCVLTGDYRAETWGGCDAAMAGLQTVRAQLGAAVYGILGNHDSIRMLPAIEAMGIRVLLNEHVAIERAGSRLYLAGIDDPHFYRADNLEKAADAIPEDAVSILLAHSPEIYRHAAHADFNVMLCGHTHGGQICLPGGVPLLCNADCPRAFCAGAWEYLGMSGYTSAGSGVCGVAVRLNCPPEITLHHLQRG; via the coding sequence ATGATGAACGCCGAGATCGAGGAACAGACACTGCGCCTGCTGCAGACGCGGGTGGGCAAGACGCATCTGCGGCAGCGGCTGGGACTGGAGACGGCGCACCACCAGCAGGTGTTCGGCCAGGGCCGCACCTTCTTCCATATCGAGAACCTGATCATCCTGCGCGCGATCATCCGCAACGCGCTGCGCGCGACGCTGCTGCTCGGCCGCGGCCGGCGCAACGCGCGCCGCATCGCGCTGCGGCACAACACCATCGCGATACCCGGGCTGCCTGCCGCGTTCGAGGGTTTCACCATCCTGCAGCTGTCCGATCTGCATCTCGACATCGCGCCGGACATGCCGCACGTGCTGGGGGAGGCCGTGCGCGAGGTCGAATACGACCTGTGCGTGCTGACCGGCGATTACCGCGCCGAGACCTGGGGCGGCTGCGATGCCGCAATGGCGGGTCTGCAGACGGTCCGGGCGCAACTCGGCGCGGCGGTCTACGGCATCCTGGGCAATCACGATTCGATCCGCATGTTGCCGGCGATCGAGGCGATGGGCATCCGGGTGTTGCTGAACGAACACGTCGCCATCGAGCGCGCCGGGTCGCGTCTGTACCTGGCCGGCATCGATGACCCGCACTTCTACCGCGCCGACAATCTGGAGAAGGCCGCCGACGCCATCCCGGAGGATGCCGTTTCGATCCTGCTCGCCCATTCGCCGGAAATCTACCGCCATGCGGCGCATGCCGATTTCAACGTGATGCTGTGCGGCCACACCCACGGCGGCCAGATCTGCCTGCCCGGCGGCGTCCCCCTGCTGTGCAATGCGGACTGCCCGCGGGCCTTTTGCGCGGGCGCCTGGGAGTACCTCGGCATGTCCGGTTATACCTCGGCCGGATCCGGCGTGTGCGGGGTGGCTGTCAGGTTGAACTGCCCGCCCGAGATCACCCTGCATCACCTGCAGCGTGGCTGA
- a CDS encoding response regulator codes for MTKKRILIVDDEPHVIRVMRLALEKAGYDVAEACNGNQALEQVRANPPDLLITDLDMPQLNGRELCGRIAQEMPGRSFGIFILTARAEDEHRAWSRDMGNLDFLEKPVSIRRLLARLQQYFQHDDIGGAQTCQQIR; via the coding sequence ATGACAAAGAAACGGATTTTGATCGTCGACGACGAACCCCATGTGATCCGGGTGATGCGGCTGGCGCTGGAAAAGGCAGGCTATGACGTGGCGGAGGCCTGCAACGGCAACCAGGCGCTGGAGCAGGTACGCGCCAATCCGCCCGATCTCCTGATCACCGATCTCGACATGCCGCAGCTCAACGGCAGGGAACTGTGCGGCCGGATCGCACAGGAGATGCCCGGGCGCAGCTTCGGCATCTTCATCCTGACCGCGCGTGCGGAAGACGAGCACCGTGCCTGGTCGCGCGACATGGGTAACCTGGATTTCCTGGAAAAACCGGTCAGCATCCGCCGGCTGCTTGCCAGGTTGCAGCAATATTTCCAGCACGATGATATCGGCGGGGCACAGACATGTCAGCAAATCCGTTGA
- a CDS encoding DUF6394 family protein: protein MNLEKVVFAFFIVLSLTLNFGFFIGELDNPNHHNVYELYAALVVSLIATIMKFGDRAHIGAVLLATSLVADLQLIAAAIVWTVSEHGTGAGLTPMVMSSIVSLSGGALLANITSVVILVTETVMFRR, encoded by the coding sequence ATGAACCTGGAGAAAGTCGTATTCGCATTCTTCATCGTCCTGTCGCTGACCCTCAACTTCGGATTCTTCATCGGCGAGCTCGATAACCCGAACCACCACAATGTCTACGAGCTCTATGCCGCACTGGTCGTCAGCCTGATCGCGACCATCATGAAATTCGGCGACCGAGCCCATATCGGCGCCGTGCTGCTGGCCACCAGCCTGGTCGCCGACCTGCAGCTGATCGCCGCCGCCATCGTCTGGACGGTGTCGGAACACGGTACCGGTGCCGGTCTCACGCCCATGGTCATGTCCAGTATCGTCTCGCTGTCGGGCGGCGCCCTGCTCGCCAACATCACCTCGGTCGTCATCCTCGTCACGGAAACCGTCATGTTCCGCCGCTAG
- a CDS encoding ATP-binding protein, with translation MPLNKVVSAWRTERLGLTMIVASLAVISVTVLLLFQYQQRDEETYIRSQGASLVRILSRIPFEQFTPEPGKTSILSVLQQTRSTSSLAYLTIVDGQQHPVEEIAGSGVIIPAVPIPSDPSSWVGQRALALPASDREVIEFHAPLFSAGAVAGHIRLGYLKPEFGLKSDQIAFIATFALPIFLLTPLFYFLVRREVRPIQQVNNRLDNLLDQGGLTGKVELAASEELQDFMGRFNRFIDSAQQRIGELEADRNRLETSSKLLSYKRSRIESVLQSFPDAVLVLDESGSVSLANARIGQILGLAQDDIIGKKPADWCRDPEVIAFLSGQGGGRRGHGYHSDALEYRPAAMPGRTYAISPYPLFSPRDTSELLGTLVVFRDITAEQLARNSSGEFVAHVSHELKTPLNVLAMYSEMLQGEEGREEQFRIEAANIIHDEVERLALLINNILSLTKIETGSIAIERKRVKLRELLEDAFNTCARSGQDKRLDFELDLPREISPVALDKDLMRIAINNLLTNAIKYSDEGGMVRMSVEETEQTVRISVRDNGIGIAPTEQERIFEKFYRSHNEAAASRSGHGLGLPLAREIIQLHHGTLKVSSTPGQGSEFIIEFNKEAGLLRQAV, from the coding sequence ATGCCGCTCAACAAGGTAGTGAGTGCGTGGAGGACCGAGCGTCTCGGGCTGACGATGATCGTCGCCTCGCTTGCCGTGATCAGCGTCACCGTGCTGCTCCTGTTCCAGTATCAGCAGCGCGACGAGGAGACGTATATCCGCAGTCAGGGCGCCAGCCTGGTACGCATCCTGTCGCGCATTCCATTCGAGCAGTTCACGCCGGAGCCCGGCAAGACCAGCATCCTGTCGGTGCTGCAGCAGACGCGCAGCACCTCGTCGCTGGCCTATCTGACCATCGTCGACGGTCAGCAGCATCCCGTGGAAGAAATCGCCGGTAGCGGGGTGATCATCCCGGCCGTGCCGATACCATCGGATCCCTCCAGCTGGGTCGGGCAGCGTGCGCTGGCCCTGCCGGCGAGCGATCGCGAGGTCATCGAATTTCACGCCCCGCTGTTCAGTGCCGGCGCGGTCGCGGGACATATCAGGCTGGGTTACCTGAAGCCGGAATTCGGGCTGAAATCGGACCAGATCGCTTTCATCGCAACCTTCGCGCTGCCCATTTTCCTGCTGACGCCGCTGTTCTACTTCCTGGTCCGACGCGAGGTGCGGCCCATACAGCAGGTCAACAACCGGCTCGACAACCTGCTCGACCAGGGCGGCCTGACCGGCAAGGTCGAACTGGCCGCCAGTGAGGAGTTGCAGGATTTCATGGGGCGCTTCAACCGCTTCATCGACAGCGCCCAGCAGCGCATCGGCGAGCTGGAGGCGGATCGCAACCGGCTGGAAACCTCCAGCAAGCTGCTTTCCTACAAGCGCTCGCGCATCGAGTCGGTGCTGCAGTCGTTTCCGGATGCGGTCCTGGTCCTGGACGAGAGCGGCAGCGTCAGCCTGGCGAACGCCAGGATCGGCCAGATTCTGGGGCTTGCGCAGGATGACATCATCGGCAAGAAGCCGGCCGACTGGTGCCGTGATCCCGAGGTCATCGCCTTCCTGTCCGGTCAGGGCGGGGGGCGGCGCGGCCATGGCTATCACAGCGACGCGCTGGAATACCGGCCCGCCGCCATGCCGGGACGCACGTATGCCATCTCGCCCTACCCGCTGTTCTCGCCGCGCGACACCTCGGAGCTGCTCGGCACGCTGGTCGTGTTTCGCGATATCACCGCGGAACAGCTCGCCCGCAACAGCAGCGGTGAATTCGTCGCCCATGTATCGCACGAACTGAAGACCCCGCTGAACGTGCTCGCCATGTACAGCGAGATGCTGCAGGGCGAGGAGGGGCGCGAGGAACAGTTCCGGATCGAGGCCGCCAACATCATCCACGACGAGGTCGAGCGGCTGGCGCTGCTGATCAACAATATCCTCAGTCTCACCAAGATCGAGACCGGCAGCATTGCGATCGAGCGCAAGCGGGTCAAGCTGCGCGAACTGCTCGAGGACGCCTTCAACACCTGTGCGCGCAGCGGCCAGGACAAACGGCTCGATTTCGAGCTGGATCTGCCGCGGGAGATAAGTCCGGTGGCGCTCGACAAGGACCTGATGCGGATCGCCATCAACAACCTGCTGACCAACGCGATCAAGTACAGCGACGAGGGCGGCATGGTCAGGATGTCGGTCGAGGAGACCGAGCAGACCGTGCGCATTTCGGTGCGTGACAACGGCATCGGCATCGCGCCCACGGAGCAGGAACGGATCTTCGAGAAGTTCTACCGTTCGCATAACGAGGCGGCGGCAAGCAGGAGCGGGCACGGTCTCGGGCTGCCGCTGGCGCGCGAGATCATCCAGCTGCATCACGGCACGCTGAAGGTCAGCAGCACCCCCGGCCAGGGGTCGGAGTTCATCATAGAGTTCAACAAGGAAGCTGGGCTACTACGGCAGGCGGTATGA